The proteins below are encoded in one region of Eulemur rufifrons isolate Redbay chromosome 2, OSU_ERuf_1, whole genome shotgun sequence:
- the LOC138377958 gene encoding olfactory receptor 10G2-like: MRKTKNTSLDTVVTEFILLGLAHPTNLKTLLFLVFFTIYILTQLGNLLILLTVWADPKLHARPMYILLGVLSFLDMWLSSVIVPRIFLNFTPTSKAIPFGGCVAQLFAFHFLGSTQCFLYTLMAYDRYLAICQPLRYPMLMNGRLCTILVAGAWVAGSIHGSIQATLTFRLPYCGPNQVDHFFCDIPAVLRLACADTTINELVTFVDIGVVAASCFMLILLSYANIVHAILQIRTADGRRRAFSTCGSHLTVVTVYYVPCIFIYLRPGSKSPLDGAVAVFYTVVTPLLNPLIYTLRNQEVKSALKRITGRGPVSENK, translated from the coding sequence ATGAGAAAGACCAAAAACACATCCCTGGACACTGTGGTAACAGAATTCATTCTCCTGGGCTTGGCCCACCCCACAAATCTAAAAACCCTCCTCTTCCTGGTCTTCTTCACCATTTACATCCTGACTCAGCTGGGGAACCTGCTCATTCTGCTCACCGTGTGGGCTGACCCGAAGCTCCATGCTCGCCCCATGTACATTCTTCTGGGAGTGCTCTCCTTCCTGGACATGTGGCTCTCCTCGGTCATCGTTCCTCGAATTTTCCTAAACTTCACTCCCACCAGCAAGGCCATCCCGTTTGGTGGCTGTGTGGCTCAGCTGTTTGCCTTTCACTTCCTGGGCAGCACCCAGTGCTTCCTCTACACCTTGATGGCCTATGACAGGTACCTGGCAATATGCCAGCCCCTGCGctatcccatgctcatgaatgGCAGGCTGTGCACAATCCTTGTGGCTGGAGCTTGGGTGGCTGGCTCCATCCATGGCTCTATCCAGGCCACCCTGACCTTCCGCTTGCCCTACTGTGGCCCCAACCAGGTGGATCATTTTTTCTGTGACATCCCTGCAGTGTTGAGACTGGCCTGTGCTGACACAACTATCAATGAGCTTGTGACCTTTGTGGACATTGGAGTAGTGGCCGCCAGTTGCTTCATGTTAATCCTGCTCTCCTATGCCAACATAGTCCATGCCATCCTGCAGATTCGCACCGCTGATGGGAGGCGCCGCGCCTTCTCCACCTGCGGCTCCCACCTAACCGTTGTCACAGTCTACTATGTCCCCTGTATTTTCATCTACCTCAGGCCAGGTTCCAAGAGTCCCCTGGATGGGGCAGTGGCTGTGTTTTACACTGTGGTCACTCCATTACTGAACCCTCTCATCTACACACTGAGGAACCAGGAAGTGAAGTCTGCTCTGAAGAGGATAACAGGTCGAGGGCCTGTGAGTGAAAATAAGTAA